In the Populus trichocarpa isolate Nisqually-1 chromosome 1, P.trichocarpa_v4.1, whole genome shotgun sequence genome, one interval contains:
- the LOC18094961 gene encoding sugar transporter ERD6-like 17 → MNCSGLLVVFFLGNFFSWRTVSLLAIIPCLMQVVGLVFIPESPRWLASIGKEIEFEDALRRLRGVDAGFSQEAIEIKDATENFQRSEAGFQGLFQKKYAYPVMIGVGLMLLQQLGGNSVFAAYLSTVFAKASKSLS, encoded by the exons ATGAACTGTTCTGGCCTCTTGgtagtttttttccttggaaactTTTTTTCATGGCGCACCGTGTCTCTATTAG CTATAATTCCATGTTTAATGCAAGTTGTCGGTTTAGTCTTCATACCAGAGTCTCCAAGATGGCTA GCATCAATTGGCAAGGAAATAGAGTTTGAAGATGCTTTGCGACGGCTTAGAGGAGTGGATGCCGGTTTTTCTCAAGAAGCTATTGAAATCAAA GATGCTACAGAGAATTTCCAACGCAGTGAAGCTGGATTTCAAGGCTTGTTTCAAAAGAAATATGCTTATCCAGTTATG ATTGGAGTAGGGTTAATGTTACTTCAACAATTGGGAGGGAACAGTGTGTTTGCAGCTTATCTTAGCACAGTGTTTGCTAAAGCTAGTAAGTCTCTCTCTTAA
- the LOC112326293 gene encoding uncharacterized protein LOC112326293, with protein sequence MDNEERAQLEAHYQNEIESIKGEVARLTDLLEQVLSSKNEKGIFAQPPVKTPSIHVPGTSQNLGADSRAEQHFMPIAPIPSSQAPITVDLTIDGPPGNRSTDFVNYDKLSALEERLRAVEGNDWFDPMRAAEVCLVLKNFRIPEFIRYTGLECPNTHLRSYCNKMAEVIYDDKLLIYFFQDSLTGSALSWYMRLDNAKVKKWKDLVEAFLKQYKFNLEIAPDRTILMSMEKENQESVRAYAQRWRDKATYVQPPLIDTEMVMLFANTFQSPYYAHLIGRSAQHFHEVVRIAERIEQAIKRGKIEGSVMDSRTMMRDDSGGG encoded by the coding sequence ATGGATAATGAAGAAAGAGCTCAATTGGAGGCCCattatcaaaatgaaattgagagcatcaaaggtgaagtTGCTAGACTTACAGATCTGCTTGAACAAGTGCTGAGCTCCAAAAATGAAAAGGGGATTTTTGCACAACCTCCTGTGAAAACACCATCAATCCACGTCCCAGGGACATCTCAAAACTTGGGGGCAGATTCAAGAGCAGAACAACATTTTATGCCTATCGCCCCTATCCCATCAAGTCAAGCTCCCATCACCGTGGATTTAACAATAGATGGACCCCCTGGCAATAGATCCACTGATTTTGTGAACTACGACAAGTTGTCTGCtttggaagaaagattaagagcagttgagggtaatgattGGTTTGATCCCATGCGAGCAGCTGAAGTGTGTTTGGTACTAAAGAACTTTAGGATACCAGAGTTCATCAGATACACTGGATTGGAATgtccaaacactcaccttcgatcttaCTGCAATAAAATGGCTGAGGTGATTTATGATGATAAGCTGTTGATCTATTTTTTCCAAGATAGTCTAACGGGATCTGCCCTAAGCTGGTATATGAGGTTGGACAATGCTAAAGTTAAGAAATGGAAAGATTTGGTGGAGGCTTTTCTTAAGCAGTACAAGTTCAATCTTGAAATTGCTCCTGACAGAACCATCCTAATGTCTATGGAGAAGGAAAACCAAGAGTCTGTGAGGGCATATGCTCAAAGATGGCGAGATAAGGCAACATATGTTCAACCTCCACTGATAGATACAGAAATGGTGATGTTGTTTGCCAACACATTTCAATCCCCTTATTATGCGCATTTAATAGGAAGATCGGCTCAACATTTCCATGAAGTTGTGAGGATTGCtgaaagaattgaacaagctatAAAGAGGGGAAAAATTGAAGGTTCTGTCATGGATTCCAGaacaatgatgagagatgaCTCTGGAGGTGGATGA